Proteins from one Erythrolamprus reginae isolate rEryReg1 chromosome 6, rEryReg1.hap1, whole genome shotgun sequence genomic window:
- the CMAS gene encoding N-acylneuraminate cytidylyltransferase, translated as MATAVEESPSLAVVSSRPSGDAGSGSPHIAALILARGGSKGIPLKNIKLLAGVPLIGWVLRAALDSGAFQSVWISTDHDEIEKIAKQFGAQVHRRSSEVSKDSSTSLDTIVEFLQYHEEVDVVGNIQATSPCLHPTDLIKVVKMIREDGFDSVFSVVRRHQFRWREIKKGVCDVTIPQNLNPAKRPRRQDWDGELYENGSFYFAKRALIENGYLQGGKMAYYEMRAEHSVDIDVDIDWPIAEQRVLRYGYFGKETLKEVKLLVCTIDGCLTTGHIYISEDGKEMVSYDVRDAVGINQLQKRGVEVRLISERDCSTKALFTSKLGCTVEVGVIDKLGVVEKWRKAMGLCWKEVAYLGNEDSDAECLKKASMSAVPADACPAAQKAASYICRSNGGRGAVREFAEHILLLMEKVNSAEKNSGRPN; from the exons ATGGCTACGGCGGTCGAGGAATCTCCTTCGCTCGCTGTCGTCTCTTCCCGGCCGTCGGGGGATGCCGGCTCGGGGTCCCCTCACATAGCGGCGCTGATCCTGGCTCGAGGCGGCAGCAAAGGGATCCCTCTGAAGAACATTAAGCTCCTGGCTGGCGTTCCGCTGATTGGCTGGGTGCTGAGGGCAGCCCTCGACTCCGGCGCCTTCCAGAG CGTATGGATTTCCACAGATCACGATGAAATTGAGAAAATTGCCAAGCAGTTTGGAGCTCAGGTTCATCGGAGGAGCTCGGAAGTGTCTAAAGATTCTTCTACTTCTTTGGACACCATTGTGGAGTTTCTCCAATATCACGAGG aGGTTGACGTCGTAGGAAACATTCAAGCGACTTCCCCTTGCCTGCATCCCACCGACCTCATCAAAGTGGTCAAAATGATCCGTGAGGATGGCTTTGACTCGGTCTTTTCAGTCGTGCGGCGGCACCAGTTCAGATGgagagaaattaaaaaaggag TCTGTGACGTGACCATCCCGCAAAATCTGAATCCTGCCAAGCGACCTCGGCGGCAAGACTGGGACGGCGAACTTTATGAAAATGGATCGTTTTACTTTGCCAAAAGGGCCTTAATTGAAAATGGATATTTGCAG GGTGGGAAAATGGCATACTACGAAATGCGAGCGGAGCACAGCGTGGACATAGATGTTGATATAGATTGGCCTATCGCGGAGCAACGGGTCCTAAG ATATGGCTACTTTGGGAAAGAGACCTTAAAGGAAGTGAAGCTTCTGGTTTGTACCATTGATGGATGTCTCACCACCGGTCACATCTACATCTCCGAAGATGGAAAAGAGATGGTTTCCTATGATGTCAGAGATGCCGTTGGAATCAATCAGCTTCAGAAAAGAGGCGTAGAG GTGCGGCTGATCTCCGAGAGGGACTGTTCCACCAAGGCGCTCTTCACCTCGAAGTTGGGCTGTACCGTGGAAGTTGGGGTGATAGACAAGCTGGGTGTCGTGGAGAAATGGCGGAAGGCCATGGGGTTGTGCTGGAAGGAGGTGGCGTATTTAG GAAATGAAGACTCGGATGCGGAGTGTCTGAAAAAAGCCAGCATGAGTGCCGTCCCTGCGGATGCATGTCCGGCTGCGCAGAAAGCGGCAAGCTACATTTGCAGGTCCAACGGCGGCCGCGGGGCAGTTCGGGAATTCGCCGAGCACATCCTCCTTTTGATGGAAAAGGTGAATTCGGCTGAGAAAAACTCGGGCCGACCAAACTAG